A stretch of the Symmachiella macrocystis genome encodes the following:
- the hemG gene encoding protoporphyrinogen oxidase yields MNPAAPTSVRRVAVIGGGISGLSAAHRLTELRSESQQPLDITLFEASDRLAGVMGTEEIDGYHVETGADSFITDKPWAVDLAKRLGLEERLISPDANYRRSLVLHNGKPQPIPEGFMLLAPSKIGPVLKSPLLSPWGKLRLGMEYLLPRGNNGEDESLAHFVRRRLGREVLDRIVQPLVGGIYTSDPEKLSLRATLPRFLDMEQEHRSLIRASRRQSTRRKDNSGSGARYGLFATFATGISELFATLIASLKNCDVRMNTAVTRLTPGPENATATLETTDGRHEEFDAVIAALPAYRVGDLVASFAAPLAAQLQSIEYASSAIVVTGHRLADVANPLNAFGLVIPAVENRKILAVSFTSRKFPDRAPDDCVQLRTFVGGAMQPELLELDDEQLLSLVRGELAELLGVQGEPQIARIARYQQAMPQYHVGHLERVQQIEVAAAALPFFELAGNAYHGVGIPDCVHSGEQAAERVFSRI; encoded by the coding sequence ATGAATCCCGCTGCCCCTACGAGCGTGCGCCGCGTCGCTGTGATCGGCGGCGGAATCTCCGGATTGTCCGCAGCGCATCGTCTGACCGAACTGCGTTCCGAATCGCAACAGCCACTGGATATCACGCTCTTTGAAGCGAGCGACCGGTTGGCCGGGGTGATGGGGACCGAGGAAATCGATGGATACCACGTCGAGACCGGTGCCGATTCGTTCATCACCGACAAGCCGTGGGCCGTCGATTTGGCCAAACGGTTGGGCTTGGAGGAGCGTCTGATCTCCCCCGACGCCAATTACCGGCGGTCGTTGGTACTGCACAACGGCAAACCGCAACCGATCCCCGAAGGGTTCATGCTGCTCGCCCCGTCAAAAATCGGCCCCGTCCTCAAATCACCCCTGCTCAGCCCCTGGGGCAAACTTCGACTGGGCATGGAATACCTATTGCCGCGCGGCAACAACGGAGAGGACGAAAGCCTCGCCCATTTTGTGCGGCGACGTCTCGGGCGCGAAGTGTTGGACCGGATCGTGCAACCGTTGGTGGGGGGGATCTATACGTCCGACCCAGAGAAACTGAGCCTCCGCGCGACCCTGCCCCGTTTTCTCGACATGGAACAAGAGCACCGCAGCTTGATTCGTGCTTCGCGCCGCCAATCCACACGACGCAAAGACAATAGCGGTAGCGGTGCGCGTTATGGATTATTTGCCACCTTCGCCACCGGAATCTCCGAACTTTTCGCAACCCTGATCGCCTCGCTGAAAAATTGCGACGTGCGCATGAATACCGCCGTCACACGTTTGACGCCTGGCCCCGAGAATGCAACGGCCACTTTGGAAACGACCGATGGACGTCACGAAGAATTCGATGCGGTCATCGCCGCCCTGCCCGCTTATCGCGTTGGCGATTTGGTCGCGTCGTTCGCTGCCCCGCTGGCCGCGCAGTTGCAGTCGATCGAGTACGCCTCCAGCGCGATCGTCGTCACCGGACATCGCCTCGCCGATGTCGCCAATCCGCTCAATGCGTTTGGCTTGGTCATTCCAGCAGTCGAAAACCGCAAAATTCTCGCCGTCTCGTTCACCAGTCGAAAATTCCCCGACCGTGCTCCCGACGACTGCGTCCAACTCCGCACCTTCGTGGGAGGAGCCATGCAACCGGAATTGTTGGAATTGGATGACGAACAACTCTTGTCCCTCGTGCGCGGCGAATTGGCGGAGCTACTCGGAGTCCAGGGAGAACCGCAAATCGCCCGCATCGCCCGTTATCAACAAGCCATGCCGCAATACCACGTCGGCCACCTGGAGCGCGTCCAGCAGATCGAAGTCGCAGCGGCCGCCCTCCCCTTTTTCGAACTCGCCGGCAACGCCTACCACGGCGTCGGCATCCCCGACTGCGTACACAGCGGCGAACAAGCTGCCGAACGGGTGTTTTCGAGGATTTGA
- the hemE gene encoding uroporphyrinogen decarboxylase, with protein MTTPELQNSRFMRAARREPVDTTPIWLMRQAGRYMPEYMAIRNKVTFLELCKRPDLAAEVTLVARERLGVDAAILFADLLPILEPMGLDLEYAKGEGPMIHNPLSTPSDVDRCHELEDMDALGFVFEAVKLIRRDLPADIPLLGFAGAPFTLASYAIEGGGSRNYIHTKQWMYSDPAAWNTLMQRLSNSVARYLKAQITAGCQAVQIFDSWAGCLSPDDYRQYVLPHTKALIDALPKDVPVINFLTGNPALLPLLREAGGQVIGIDWRIGLAEAWDIVGHDVAVQGNLDPVSLMADTKVLRKRTQDVMNAAAGRPGHIFNLGHGIMPQVPVENAIALVDMVHEMGAAGPS; from the coding sequence TTGACTACACCCGAACTTCAAAATAGCCGGTTTATGCGTGCTGCTCGCCGCGAACCGGTCGACACGACCCCCATCTGGCTGATGCGACAAGCTGGACGGTACATGCCCGAATACATGGCCATCCGGAACAAGGTCACGTTTCTGGAATTGTGCAAACGCCCCGACTTGGCCGCCGAGGTCACGCTCGTCGCCCGGGAACGCCTGGGAGTCGACGCGGCCATTCTATTTGCCGACTTGCTCCCCATTCTGGAACCGATGGGCTTGGACTTGGAATACGCCAAGGGCGAAGGCCCCATGATTCACAATCCGCTCTCGACACCCTCAGATGTCGATCGTTGCCACGAGTTGGAAGACATGGATGCGCTCGGCTTCGTTTTCGAAGCGGTCAAGCTCATTCGCCGTGACCTCCCGGCCGATATTCCGCTGCTTGGTTTCGCCGGAGCTCCGTTTACGCTGGCCTCCTATGCGATCGAGGGAGGTGGTTCGCGGAATTACATTCATACCAAACAGTGGATGTACTCCGACCCGGCCGCTTGGAATACATTAATGCAGCGGCTTTCCAACAGCGTTGCCCGGTATTTGAAAGCACAAATCACCGCCGGTTGCCAAGCAGTCCAAATCTTTGATAGCTGGGCCGGTTGCCTCTCCCCGGACGATTACCGGCAATACGTCCTGCCGCACACCAAAGCCCTCATCGACGCGCTGCCCAAAGACGTGCCGGTCATCAATTTCCTGACCGGCAATCCCGCGCTGTTGCCACTACTACGTGAAGCAGGGGGGCAGGTCATTGGGATTGATTGGCGGATCGGACTGGCCGAAGCCTGGGACATTGTCGGCCACGATGTCGCCGTTCAGGGAAATCTAGACCCCGTTTCGCTGATGGCGGATACCAAGGTGCTGCGCAAACGGACGCAAGACGTGATGAATGCCGCCGCCGGACGTCCCGGTCATATTTTTAATCTGGGACACGGAATCATGCCGCAAGTGCCCGTGGAAAACGCGATCGCGCTGGTGGATATGGTCCATGAAATGGGAGCTGCCGGGCCGTCATGA
- the mqnE gene encoding aminofutalosine synthase MqnE: protein MKSATYDSQLRDISTKIEAGERVTYDEGVFLAEQVDVQTLGRLANLVRERKNGDFAYYNTNMHLNPTNVCVYRCTFCAFRSDLHADKAYEFTDDMIRERVAEAQAAGATEIHVVGGLHHQKDFDWYVNIIRVIHEACPEIHIKAWTAVEINWFCFKTKQSIPWVLEQLIDAGLGSMPGGGAEIFHEDVRGKICEHKADGENWIDIHRQAHKLGLRTNATMLYGHIETEAHRVDHLCRLRALQDETGGFQTFIPLAFHPENTGLDQIQKPSGLTDLKVMALSRIMLDNFDHIKAYWIMLGQETAQLALSYGADDLDGTVVHEIIYHDAGAQTPEGLTVAQLTDLITEAGRIPVERDTLYRKVIREGAAWHIGEPILIGAGA from the coding sequence ATGAAATCAGCAACCTACGACAGCCAGCTTCGCGACATCTCCACCAAAATCGAAGCCGGCGAACGCGTGACCTATGACGAAGGCGTGTTCCTGGCCGAGCAGGTTGACGTGCAGACGTTGGGGCGGTTGGCGAATCTTGTCCGCGAACGCAAAAATGGCGATTTCGCGTACTACAACACCAACATGCACCTGAATCCCACGAACGTCTGCGTCTATCGCTGCACGTTCTGTGCGTTTCGATCCGACTTGCATGCGGACAAAGCTTACGAATTCACCGACGACATGATTCGCGAACGGGTCGCCGAAGCCCAAGCGGCCGGTGCCACGGAAATCCATGTTGTCGGCGGGTTGCATCACCAAAAAGATTTTGACTGGTACGTCAACATCATCCGCGTGATCCACGAAGCCTGTCCGGAGATTCACATCAAAGCCTGGACAGCGGTCGAGATCAATTGGTTCTGTTTTAAAACCAAGCAATCCATCCCCTGGGTTTTAGAACAGCTCATCGATGCCGGTTTGGGAAGCATGCCGGGCGGTGGGGCGGAGATCTTTCACGAAGATGTTCGCGGCAAAATCTGCGAGCACAAAGCGGACGGTGAAAACTGGATTGATATTCATCGCCAGGCACACAAGTTGGGCCTCCGCACCAATGCAACGATGCTCTACGGCCATATCGAAACTGAAGCGCATCGTGTTGATCACCTCTGCCGACTCCGCGCACTACAGGACGAAACCGGCGGATTTCAAACGTTCATTCCGTTGGCCTTTCATCCGGAAAACACCGGTTTGGACCAAATCCAAAAGCCCAGCGGATTGACCGACCTGAAGGTCATGGCGCTCTCCCGCATCATGCTGGATAACTTCGATCACATCAAAGCGTATTGGATCATGTTGGGGCAAGAGACCGCGCAACTCGCACTCAGTTACGGTGCTGACGACCTGGACGGCACGGTTGTTCACGAGATCATTTATCACGACGCCGGTGCCCAGACGCCCGAAGGGCTTACGGTCGCACAATTGACCGACCTGATCACCGAAGCGGGCCGCATTCCGGTCGAACGCGATACGCTCTACCGCAAAGTGATCCGCGAAGGGGCTGCCTGGCATATCGGCGAACCGATCCTGATCGGTGCCGGCGCATAG